A portion of the Deinococcus peraridilitoris DSM 19664 genome contains these proteins:
- a CDS encoding amino acid ABC transporter permease, with protein MTDRSRFWPAQFMNVVIPGSGWLISPLQRKMTGLQILAAWVLLAGLFLLLNPFLLLILPILIFSALSEFSQEWDGQFGKRQKKTPNNLVNNLMYVLGFAVVFYGFFYLLAIVLRYVPEPIGSRADLFVEGARVTLTLTIVAGAIGLAIGVLLGLMRLSRLWIARAPASFVVWIIRGTPLLVQLLFVYNALPQILKAVGLDFQLNEFYSAVLALAVNVGAYNAEVIRAGVQAVPRGQNEAARSLGLGSLTTMSFVVMPQALRIVLPPLVNNLIALLKDSSLAFVIALPEVTTIASRISSETFLPIPTLTTLAVVYLALTTVLTFFTNILETRLRLSSR; from the coding sequence ATGACTGACCGCTCGCGTTTCTGGCCGGCCCAATTCATGAATGTCGTGATTCCCGGCAGTGGCTGGCTGATCTCGCCGTTGCAGCGGAAAATGACGGGCCTGCAGATTCTGGCCGCCTGGGTGCTGTTGGCCGGGCTGTTTTTGCTGCTTAATCCGTTCCTGCTGCTGATCCTGCCGATTCTGATTTTTTCGGCCCTGTCGGAGTTCTCGCAGGAATGGGACGGCCAGTTCGGCAAACGGCAGAAGAAGACGCCCAACAATCTGGTCAACAACCTGATGTATGTGCTGGGTTTCGCCGTAGTCTTCTACGGGTTTTTCTACCTGCTGGCCATCGTGTTGCGCTACGTCCCGGAGCCGATCGGATCACGGGCCGATCTGTTCGTCGAAGGCGCGCGCGTGACGTTGACCCTCACCATCGTCGCGGGCGCGATCGGATTGGCCATCGGCGTCCTGCTGGGCCTGATGCGGCTCTCGCGGTTGTGGATTGCCCGCGCGCCCGCGAGTTTTGTGGTGTGGATCATCCGTGGAACACCCCTGCTGGTGCAGCTGCTGTTCGTCTATAACGCCCTGCCGCAGATTCTGAAGGCTGTCGGTCTGGATTTTCAGCTCAACGAGTTCTACTCGGCCGTGCTGGCACTCGCGGTCAACGTGGGTGCGTACAACGCCGAGGTCATTCGTGCGGGTGTGCAGGCAGTGCCGCGTGGCCAGAACGAGGCTGCCCGCTCGTTGGGCCTTGGGAGCCTCACGACCATGTCGTTCGTGGTGATGCCGCAGGCACTGCGGATCGTGCTGCCACCCCTGGTGAACAACCTGATCGCTCTTCTGAAGGACTCGTCGCTGGCTTTCGTGATTGCCCTGCCCGAAGTCACGACGATTGCCTCACGGATTTCCAGCGAGACCTTCCTGCCCATCCCGACCCTCACCACGCTGGCAGTGGTCTACCTGGCTTTGACGACGGTACTGACCTTCTTTACCAACATCCTGGAAACACGGCTGCGGCTGTCGAGCCGCTGA
- the secA gene encoding preprotein translocase subunit SecA: MFRLLNRMFDNNQRDVAKIRRGVVDAVNAMEGEVQQIEDLAAAFMGLRQQVQSGEKTLDDVMVPAFAMIREASRRAIGKRHYDTQLIGGAALHGGRIAEMKTGEGKTLVATLALALNALEGRGAHLVTVNDYLVRVGAEEMGLVYRTLGLTVGVIQHNLQPHERKAAYSCDITYVTNSELGFDYLRDNMAQSPEQLVLRADYPLNYAIVDEVDSILIDEARTPLIISGAAEKATDQYFVMAKLVKRLAKGEPAEPGVRPEPTGDYTLDEKSKNVHLTENGITRIEKLLSVDDLYSPENMEKAHMIVQALRAKEMYHRDTDYIVTEQGEVVIIDEFTGRSMPGRRYGEGLHQAIEAKEGVKIENENQTLATITYQNFFRLYSKFSGMTGTAKTEEKEFLDIYGADVLVIPTNLPVIRKDAEDIIYRTKNGKFAAAVKEIVELHATGRPILVGTASIDSSEQLSRLLTAAGIKHNVLNAKYEALEASIVAQAGRSGAVTIATNMAGRGTDIMLGGNAEYMLGERLDKLGISRFAPEAEEFVKALMRKNPEVYEVARALPGVTEQFVREAEQMRDAVEADRVKVREAGGLHIIGTERHESRRIDNQLRGRAGRQGDPGSSRFYVSFEDELMRLFANERVVAMMDRLGMDDAQPIEARMVTGAIERAQARVEDRNFSTRKQLLEFDNVMSKQREVVYAQRREVLLGPDADVEESVEGMIGDFVELQLDTFAPADQNPDDWDLDGLRGALSDAIPAFESFDFEGLRAMSVADAHARVLEASAEALEQRENELGKALLTGVSRYVLLQVVDQYWKEHLHGMDVLRQGIGLRGYGQRDPFTEYKFEATKMFNEMIDTLKAEVTKFIFRMQVGAQA; encoded by the coding sequence ATGTTCAGGTTGCTCAACCGCATGTTCGATAACAATCAACGCGACGTGGCGAAAATTCGCCGCGGCGTGGTCGACGCCGTCAACGCCATGGAAGGCGAGGTGCAGCAGATCGAGGACCTCGCGGCCGCCTTCATGGGCTTGCGTCAGCAGGTCCAGAGCGGGGAGAAGACGCTCGATGACGTCATGGTCCCGGCCTTTGCCATGATCCGCGAGGCCTCGCGGCGCGCCATCGGCAAGCGCCACTACGATACCCAGCTGATCGGCGGGGCGGCGCTGCACGGCGGGCGCATTGCCGAAATGAAAACCGGCGAAGGCAAGACGCTGGTCGCCACGCTCGCGCTGGCGCTCAATGCCCTGGAAGGTCGCGGCGCGCACCTTGTCACCGTCAACGACTATCTGGTTCGGGTCGGCGCCGAGGAAATGGGGCTGGTGTACCGCACCCTCGGGCTCACGGTCGGGGTGATTCAGCACAACCTGCAGCCGCACGAGCGCAAAGCCGCCTACAGCTGCGACATCACCTACGTCACCAACTCCGAACTCGGCTTCGATTATCTGCGTGACAACATGGCCCAGTCTCCCGAACAGCTGGTGCTGCGCGCCGATTATCCGCTCAACTACGCCATCGTAGACGAGGTCGATTCGATTCTGATCGACGAGGCCCGCACGCCGCTTATCATCTCGGGTGCCGCCGAAAAGGCCACCGACCAGTACTTCGTGATGGCCAAGCTGGTCAAGCGACTCGCCAAAGGTGAACCCGCCGAGCCGGGCGTACGTCCCGAGCCGACCGGTGATTACACCCTCGACGAGAAGTCCAAGAACGTCCACCTGACCGAGAACGGCATCACGCGCATCGAGAAGCTGCTTTCGGTGGACGATCTGTACTCACCCGAAAACATGGAAAAGGCGCACATGATCGTGCAGGCCCTGCGCGCCAAGGAGATGTACCACCGCGATACCGACTACATCGTCACCGAGCAGGGCGAAGTGGTCATCATCGATGAATTCACCGGCCGCTCCATGCCAGGGCGCCGGTACGGCGAAGGGCTTCATCAGGCCATCGAAGCCAAAGAAGGCGTCAAGATCGAAAACGAGAACCAGACGCTCGCTACCATCACCTACCAGAACTTTTTCCGGCTGTACAGCAAGTTTTCGGGTATGACCGGCACGGCCAAGACCGAGGAAAAGGAATTTCTGGACATCTACGGCGCCGACGTGCTGGTGATTCCCACCAATTTGCCGGTGATCCGCAAGGACGCCGAGGACATCATCTACCGCACAAAGAACGGCAAGTTCGCGGCGGCCGTGAAGGAAATCGTGGAGCTGCATGCCACCGGCCGCCCGATTCTGGTGGGCACGGCCAGCATCGATTCCTCCGAGCAGCTGTCGCGTCTGCTCACGGCGGCGGGGATCAAGCATAACGTGCTGAACGCCAAGTACGAGGCGCTCGAAGCCTCGATTGTGGCGCAGGCTGGACGCAGCGGGGCGGTCACCATTGCCACCAACATGGCTGGACGTGGCACCGACATCATGTTGGGCGGCAACGCCGAGTACATGCTGGGCGAGCGTCTCGACAAACTGGGCATCTCGCGCTTTGCCCCGGAGGCCGAGGAGTTCGTCAAGGCCCTCATGCGCAAGAATCCCGAAGTCTACGAAGTAGCGCGTGCGTTGCCCGGGGTGACCGAGCAGTTCGTGCGTGAGGCCGAGCAGATGCGTGACGCCGTCGAAGCAGACCGGGTGAAAGTGCGTGAGGCAGGCGGTCTGCACATCATCGGCACCGAGCGTCACGAGTCACGCCGCATCGACAACCAGCTGCGCGGCCGCGCCGGACGTCAGGGCGATCCGGGCTCCAGCCGCTTTTACGTGTCCTTTGAAGACGAACTGATGCGCCTCTTTGCCAACGAGCGCGTCGTCGCCATGATGGACCGTCTGGGCATGGACGACGCACAACCCATCGAGGCACGCATGGTGACCGGGGCCATCGAGCGCGCCCAGGCCCGCGTTGAGGACCGCAACTTCAGCACCCGCAAGCAGCTTCTCGAGTTCGACAACGTCATGAGCAAACAGCGTGAAGTGGTGTACGCACAGCGCCGTGAGGTGTTGCTGGGTCCCGACGCTGATGTCGAGGAAAGCGTCGAGGGCATGATCGGTGACTTCGTCGAATTGCAGCTCGACACCTTCGCCCCTGCCGACCAGAATCCCGACGACTGGGACCTGGACGGGCTACGAGGCGCACTCTCCGACGCCATTCCTGCTTTCGAGTCCTTCGATTTCGAGGGCCTGCGGGCCATGAGTGTTGCCGACGCGCACGCGCGCGTGCTGGAAGCTTCGGCCGAAGCGCTCGAACAGCGCGAGAATGAGCTCGGCAAGGCACTCCTCACCGGCGTATCGCGTTACGTGCTGCTGCAGGTGGTAGATCAGTACTGGAAAGAACACCTGCACGGCATGGACGTCCTGCGTCAGGGCATTGGCCTGCGGGGTTATGGTCAGCGTGACCCGTTCACCGAGTACAAGTTCGAGGCCACCAAGATGTTCAACGAGATGATCGATACCCTGAAAGCCGAAGTGACCAAGTTCATCTTCCGCATGCAGGTGGGCGCGCAGGCCTGA
- a CDS encoding sodium:calcium antiporter, giving the protein MLVQGASRLARVLGISTLVVGLTVVSSGTSAPELIVSLLAALGGQSDVAVSNVVGSNVGNIALVLAVAAVIFRRVCTPGWSYRKLPGWSRPPFLLLLLAPLGLKCADGAILLGGLVAYLIFLFCTARSTRTGGRTGWRSAR; this is encoded by the coding sequence GTGCTCGTGCAGGGTGCCTCGCGGCTGGCGCGCGTACTGGGGATCAGCACGCTGGTGGTCGGGCTGACCGTGGTATCGTCGGGCACCTCCGCACCCGAGCTGATCGTGAGCCTGCTGGCAGCGCTGGGTGGACAAAGCGATGTCGCGGTGAGCAACGTCGTCGGCTCGAATGTCGGTAACATCGCCCTGGTGCTGGCCGTCGCAGCCGTGATTTTCCGCCGCGTGTGCACGCCCGGCTGGTCATACAGAAAACTCCCCGGATGGTCGCGGCCACCGTTTCTGCTGTTGCTGCTCGCGCCGCTCGGACTGAAGTGCGCTGACGGCGCGATCCTGCTTGGCGGGCTGGTCGCCTACCTGATATTTCTGTTCTGCACCGCGCGCTCAACCAGAACTGGCGGAAGAACTGGCTGGAGATCCGCCCGGTGA
- the menC gene encoding o-succinylbenzoate synthase, with protein MTRVTIESAELRLLELPLKFRFETSFGVQTKRTILLLTLRGGGMEGYGEGVMERLPSYREEVVPGAEYLVREVFLPKVLGQSFANPAQLEAALAPFRGNRMAKAIVEMAFWDLWARCLGVPLQSLLGGTRERVPVGVSLGIQPSIETTVDVVERHIAQQYKRIKLKIKPGWDVEPVRAVREAFPDLTMTVDANSAYSLSDARTFAQLDELGLDYIEQPLAYDDLHDHAKLQSLIRTPLCLDESILSAQDARKALTTDAGRVLNVKPARCGGLTESVRIHAVAQSFGVPLWMGGMLEAGVGRAHNIHVASLPGFTKPGDVSSASRYWEHDIVHEALEADQGEMPVPAGAGTGVTLNHDVLKRVTVRSEDFRPS; from the coding sequence ATGACCCGCGTCACCATCGAAAGCGCCGAACTCCGGTTGCTGGAGTTGCCCCTCAAGTTCCGCTTCGAGACTTCTTTTGGCGTTCAGACCAAACGCACCATCCTCCTGCTGACCCTGCGGGGCGGCGGCATGGAAGGATACGGCGAAGGCGTGATGGAGCGTCTACCCTCCTACCGCGAAGAAGTGGTGCCAGGGGCGGAGTACCTGGTGCGCGAGGTGTTCCTGCCGAAGGTGCTGGGGCAGTCGTTCGCGAACCCGGCCCAGCTGGAAGCGGCACTTGCTCCATTTCGGGGAAACCGCATGGCAAAAGCCATCGTCGAGATGGCCTTCTGGGATCTGTGGGCCCGGTGCCTGGGTGTGCCGCTGCAGAGCCTGCTGGGCGGCACACGCGAGCGGGTCCCGGTAGGCGTCTCGCTCGGCATCCAGCCGAGCATCGAGACGACCGTGGACGTGGTGGAGCGGCATATCGCGCAGCAGTACAAGCGCATCAAACTCAAGATCAAACCCGGCTGGGACGTGGAGCCCGTCCGGGCCGTGCGCGAGGCATTCCCCGACCTGACCATGACCGTGGACGCCAACAGCGCCTACAGCCTCAGCGACGCCCGCACCTTTGCGCAGCTCGACGAACTGGGACTCGATTACATCGAACAGCCGCTGGCGTATGACGATCTGCACGACCATGCCAAACTTCAGTCGCTGATCCGCACGCCACTGTGTCTGGACGAAAGCATCCTGAGTGCCCAGGATGCCCGCAAGGCGCTCACCACCGATGCCGGGCGGGTTCTGAACGTCAAACCTGCCCGTTGTGGAGGCCTCACCGAATCCGTGCGCATTCACGCGGTCGCGCAGAGCTTTGGGGTGCCACTCTGGATGGGTGGCATGCTCGAAGCGGGCGTGGGTCGGGCGCACAACATTCACGTGGCGAGCCTGCCTGGCTTCACCAAGCCTGGGGACGTGTCCAGTGCCAGCCGCTACTGGGAGCACGACATCGTCCATGAAGCCCTGGAAGCCGATCAAGGGGAGATGCCGGTTCCGGCGGGAGCGGGCACGGGTGTCACGCTCAATCATGACGTGCTGAAGCGCGTCACGGTGCGCAGCGAAGATTTTCGCCCGTCCTGA
- the tsaD gene encoding tRNA (adenosine(37)-N6)-threonylcarbamoyltransferase complex transferase subunit TsaD: MLILGIDTSCDDTGVGLVRLEGGRPEILSNLIWTQEVHSRYGGVMPELASREHVERIDGVVSGALAAAGVTLSQVDVLAATHGPGLIGALLVGLMYAKGAAQALDRPFYAVHHLEGHIYAAASEAELEPPYLALVVSGGHTHLFDVPRAGEYRLVGATRDDAAGEAFDKVARLAGLGFPGGPAIAEAARRGNPNAVAFSEPLQGQKGFEFSFSGLKTAALLASKAGATPEDLAASFQAVAVRSLLKTSVRAARHLGRDTLVVSGGVAANAALREAFATSGLRTYFPPPGLNTDNGAMIALAGAAAVLAGRPASPLSIGATAYLPLASL; encoded by the coding sequence ATGTTGATTCTCGGCATTGACACGTCCTGTGACGATACGGGTGTGGGTCTCGTGCGCCTCGAAGGGGGGCGGCCCGAGATTCTCTCCAACCTGATCTGGACACAGGAAGTGCACTCACGCTACGGCGGCGTCATGCCGGAGCTGGCGTCTCGGGAGCACGTCGAACGCATCGACGGTGTGGTGTCGGGAGCGCTGGCGGCGGCGGGGGTCACGCTGTCGCAGGTGGATGTGCTGGCCGCTACCCACGGTCCCGGGCTCATCGGCGCGCTGCTGGTGGGGCTGATGTATGCCAAGGGTGCCGCGCAGGCGCTGGACAGACCGTTTTATGCGGTGCATCATCTGGAGGGGCACATCTACGCCGCCGCTTCGGAAGCCGAACTTGAGCCGCCGTATCTGGCGCTGGTGGTGTCAGGTGGTCATACTCACCTGTTCGACGTGCCCCGGGCAGGCGAATACCGCCTGGTAGGCGCGACCCGCGATGACGCGGCTGGCGAGGCGTTTGACAAGGTGGCCCGCCTGGCGGGCCTGGGGTTTCCCGGTGGTCCGGCCATTGCCGAGGCGGCCCGACGGGGCAATCCGAATGCCGTAGCGTTTTCCGAGCCGTTGCAGGGTCAGAAAGGCTTCGAATTCAGCTTCAGCGGTCTGAAAACTGCGGCGCTCCTGGCCAGCAAAGCGGGAGCGACTCCCGAAGACCTGGCCGCGAGCTTTCAGGCGGTGGCCGTGCGTTCGCTGCTGAAAACAAGTGTGCGGGCCGCCCGGCACTTGGGCCGCGATACGCTGGTGGTGTCGGGCGGAGTGGCTGCCAACGCGGCGCTGCGCGAGGCGTTTGCCACCTCAGGTCTTCGGACCTACTTTCCGCCTCCGGGCCTGAATACGGACAATGGTGCGATGATCGCGCTGGCGGGCGCTGCCGCAGTGCTGGCCGGGCGTCCGGCCAGCCCCCTGAGTATCGGCGCGACGGCTTACCTTCCGCTCGCTTCTCTTTGA
- a CDS encoding GNAT family N-acetyltransferase, which translates to MSHTLPEAALSVRELRGASEAIQVEELQLATWGRHERDVVPRGILVALQLQGGLLAGAFHGTEMIGFVLGFPTRDPAVQHSHMLAVTPGQRKSGAALALKSFQRTWCLERGITRVVWTFDPLRGLNANFNLCKLGAVIRHYYPDLYGPMSGINAGVPSDRVLAEWELRSASVESALSGQLPVVNAQELPLINPAAPTAFMTHLSAPRLGFQIPPDYGELLTQELALAQEWRRHGRDALQCYFAAGYAIRGFCRTPRNLYVLEREVPPTPAS; encoded by the coding sequence GTGAGCCACACCTTGCCAGAAGCGGCGCTGTCAGTGCGCGAATTGCGCGGCGCCAGCGAAGCCATACAGGTCGAGGAGCTGCAGCTGGCCACCTGGGGACGCCACGAGCGCGACGTGGTGCCGCGCGGCATCCTGGTGGCCCTGCAGCTGCAGGGGGGCCTGCTGGCCGGCGCGTTTCACGGGACCGAAATGATCGGCTTCGTGCTGGGCTTTCCCACCCGTGATCCGGCGGTACAGCATTCACACATGCTGGCCGTCACGCCAGGGCAGCGCAAGAGCGGCGCTGCCCTGGCGCTCAAGTCGTTTCAGCGCACGTGGTGCCTTGAGCGCGGCATCACGCGGGTCGTGTGGACCTTCGACCCATTGCGCGGACTGAATGCCAACTTCAACCTGTGCAAGCTCGGCGCGGTGATCCGCCACTACTACCCTGACTTGTACGGCCCGATGTCGGGCATCAACGCGGGTGTGCCGTCCGACCGTGTGCTTGCCGAATGGGAATTACGCTCAGCGTCGGTGGAGTCGGCACTGTCGGGCCAGCTTCCCGTTGTGAACGCGCAAGAACTGCCCCTGATCAATCCAGCTGCTCCAACAGCGTTCATGACGCATTTGAGCGCTCCACGACTGGGTTTTCAGATTCCGCCAGATTACGGAGAATTGCTCACACAGGAGCTCGCGCTCGCGCAGGAATGGCGTCGGCATGGCCGTGACGCGCTGCAGTGCTACTTTGCTGCCGGATACGCCATTCGCGGCTTCTGCCGCACGCCTCGGAACCTGTATGTCCTTGAGCGTGAAGTGCCGCCGACTCCGGCGTCCTGA
- a CDS encoding ABC transporter ATP-binding protein, which translates to MAEVILQNVYKRYGKTVAVQDFNLHIQDKEFMVFVGPSGCGKSTTLRMIAGLEEISDGTLRIGDKVVNDMPPKDRDIAMVFQNYALYPHMNVYENMAFGLRLRKTPKAEIDKRVRDAARILQIEHLLARKPKELSGGQRQRVALGRAIVREPKVFLMDEPLSNLDAKLRVEMRSQISQLHRRLATTVIYVTHDQVEAMTMGSRIVVMRDGVIQQVDTPLNLYDYPKTKFVAGFIGSPSMNFLTATVQGGQFEVGGARLAPGGALVDSLRSYEGKQVWMGIRPEHVGVQGITAQAQGGDVMRGKVLVVEPLGAQTDLIVEVGGQTLTAKVEGHARIEPGDTVDLVVDRSKLHAFDYQTENALARRDAPVDTMVGGISADD; encoded by the coding sequence ATGGCTGAAGTGATTTTGCAGAACGTGTACAAGCGCTATGGCAAGACAGTGGCGGTTCAGGACTTCAACCTGCACATTCAGGACAAGGAGTTCATGGTCTTCGTCGGGCCCTCGGGTTGCGGCAAGTCCACCACCCTGCGCATGATCGCGGGTCTCGAGGAGATTTCGGACGGCACGCTGCGCATCGGCGACAAAGTAGTCAATGACATGCCGCCCAAAGACCGCGACATTGCGATGGTCTTCCAGAATTACGCCTTGTATCCGCACATGAACGTGTACGAGAACATGGCCTTCGGTCTGCGTCTGCGCAAGACCCCCAAGGCGGAGATCGACAAGCGTGTGCGTGACGCGGCCCGCATCCTGCAGATCGAGCACCTGCTGGCCCGCAAGCCCAAGGAACTCTCCGGTGGTCAGCGTCAGCGCGTCGCCCTCGGGCGCGCCATCGTGCGCGAGCCGAAAGTGTTCCTCATGGACGAGCCGCTGTCCAACCTCGACGCCAAGCTGCGCGTCGAGATGCGTTCGCAGATCAGCCAGCTGCACCGCCGCCTCGCTACTACCGTCATCTACGTGACGCACGACCAGGTCGAAGCCATGACCATGGGTTCGCGCATCGTGGTGATGCGTGACGGCGTGATTCAGCAGGTCGACACGCCCCTTAACCTGTACGACTATCCCAAGACCAAGTTCGTGGCCGGCTTCATCGGCAGTCCCTCCATGAACTTCCTGACCGCGACCGTGCAAGGTGGCCAGTTCGAGGTCGGCGGTGCGCGCCTCGCACCGGGCGGCGCCCTGGTGGACAGCCTGCGGTCTTATGAAGGCAAGCAGGTGTGGATGGGCATCCGGCCCGAGCACGTCGGTGTGCAGGGTATCACCGCCCAGGCGCAGGGCGGCGACGTCATGCGCGGCAAGGTCTTGGTGGTGGAGCCTCTGGGCGCCCAGACCGACCTGATCGTGGAAGTTGGCGGGCAGACCCTGACCGCCAAAGTCGAAGGACACGCCCGCATCGAACCCGGTGACACGGTCGACTTGGTGGTCGACCGCAGCAAGCTGCACGCGTTCGATTACCAGACCGAAAACGCCCTGGCCCGGCGTGACGCGCCCGTTGATACGATGGTCGGCGGTATTTCAGCCGACGACTGA
- a CDS encoding undecaprenyl-diphosphate phosphatase produces MNEYLAAAISGVVEGITEFLPISSTGHLIVTSELLRFDTQGAFEIIIQLGAVLSVVWFYRQQLLRQAREVRTNTGTRRFWLGVLLAFLPAALVGFLLGDLISQYLFKPTVVASSLIVGGVVMWLVESRPQRSEAVSVEQVRPMQALTIGVIQLLALVPGVSRSASTIIGGMLTGLSRPAATEFSFYLSMPTLGAASLYSLLKHRDEVATQGWGVVAIGLVVSFIVALLAIGWLLRYISRHDFKGFAVYRVFAGIAILLFFHFRGN; encoded by the coding sequence ATGAACGAATACCTCGCCGCCGCCATCTCGGGAGTCGTGGAAGGCATCACGGAATTCCTGCCGATATCCTCGACGGGGCACCTCATCGTGACGTCCGAACTGCTGAGATTCGACACCCAGGGCGCATTCGAAATTATCATCCAGCTGGGAGCGGTGCTGTCGGTCGTGTGGTTTTACCGTCAGCAGCTGTTGCGTCAGGCGCGCGAGGTGCGCACGAATACCGGCACGCGCCGCTTTTGGCTGGGGGTGCTGCTGGCATTTCTGCCCGCAGCGCTGGTCGGCTTTTTGCTGGGCGACCTGATCTCGCAGTATCTGTTCAAGCCGACGGTGGTGGCGAGTTCCCTGATCGTCGGTGGGGTGGTGATGTGGCTGGTAGAGTCGCGCCCACAACGCAGCGAGGCCGTCAGTGTCGAGCAGGTGAGGCCCATGCAGGCCCTGACCATCGGAGTGATTCAGCTGCTGGCGCTGGTGCCGGGGGTTTCACGTTCGGCGAGCACCATTATCGGGGGAATGCTGACGGGCCTGTCCAGACCCGCCGCGACGGAATTCAGCTTCTACCTTTCGATGCCGACCTTGGGAGCGGCGTCGCTCTACTCCCTGCTCAAACACCGCGACGAGGTGGCCACGCAAGGATGGGGAGTGGTGGCCATCGGTCTCGTCGTGTCTTTTATTGTCGCCCTGCTGGCGATCGGCTGGTTGCTTCGCTACATTTCCCGCCACGACTTCAAGGGATTTGCGGTGTACCGCGTGTTCGCCGGAATCGCGATTTTGCTGTTCTTCCACTTTCGTGGCAATTGA
- a CDS encoding universal stress protein, giving the protein MLQHILVTTDGTALCNSALDQARELALRLDCHLTILHVIPDLEVPVGAADGLPFNYVDECDRHRDACQNIIQSALQRAAGTQADGIVREASGRTIAQVIVEEADALNVDLIVMSTHCRTGISRLLTGSVAETVLHHARQPVLLTHEPSRTTRSKSSRSRQSDSPSPARTS; this is encoded by the coding sequence ATGCTACAGCACATTCTGGTGACCACGGACGGCACGGCGCTGTGCAACAGCGCACTCGATCAGGCCAGAGAGCTCGCGTTGCGACTCGATTGCCACCTGACCATTCTGCACGTGATTCCGGACCTCGAGGTCCCGGTGGGCGCAGCCGACGGCTTGCCTTTCAATTACGTCGACGAATGCGATCGCCACCGCGACGCCTGTCAGAACATTATTCAGAGCGCCCTGCAGCGTGCTGCGGGAACGCAGGCAGATGGCATCGTCCGGGAGGCCAGCGGCCGGACCATCGCTCAGGTGATCGTTGAGGAAGCCGACGCGCTCAACGTCGATCTCATCGTGATGAGCACCCACTGCCGCACGGGCATTTCGCGCCTGCTGACGGGCAGTGTTGCCGAAACCGTGCTGCACCACGCCCGTCAGCCTGTCCTGCTGACGCACGAGCCCTCACGGACAACGCGATCGAAGAGCAGCCGCAGTCGTCAGTCCGACTCCCCATCCCCTGCTCGCACGTCATAG
- a CDS encoding EAL domain-containing protein yields the protein MIAEGIETEEELTELRELGCDIAQGYYFARPVPAAQVRFPALSAVRE from the coding sequence GTGATTGCCGAAGGCATCGAGACCGAGGAGGAACTGACCGAACTTCGGGAACTCGGGTGTGATATTGCGCAGGGCTATTACTTTGCCCGGCCCGTGCCCGCGGCGCAGGTACGCTTTCCGGCGTTGAGTGCCGTCAGAGAGTAA
- a CDS encoding ABC transporter substrate-binding protein — translation MKKRLTNTVLVLAVLATATASARTLAEIKKSGTIIIATEGAFKPFNYFEGKKLTGFEVDLGEAVAKELGVKVRWVTQPFDSLLIGLNQGRYDFVIASHGITPERAKAVNFTNPHYCTGGAIVAQKGGAQKAADLAGKSVAVQVGSTYAENVRKLSGLKDVKTYPKDSDAQQALMAGRVDAWVSDKFVGLEAAQAAGGRMQVGDLLFQEKIAMAVQKENSTLLKGLNDALAAVQKNGTYGKLSTQYFKQNVACK, via the coding sequence ATGAAAAAACGACTTACCAACACCGTGCTGGTCCTCGCCGTGCTGGCGACGGCGACGGCTTCCGCACGCACGCTCGCCGAAATCAAGAAGTCGGGTACCATCATCATCGCGACCGAAGGGGCCTTCAAACCCTTCAACTACTTCGAAGGAAAAAAGCTCACCGGCTTCGAGGTGGATCTGGGCGAGGCGGTCGCCAAGGAACTGGGCGTCAAGGTACGCTGGGTGACCCAACCGTTCGATTCGCTGCTGATTGGACTGAACCAGGGACGCTATGACTTCGTGATCGCGTCGCACGGAATTACCCCGGAGCGCGCCAAGGCAGTGAACTTCACCAATCCGCATTACTGCACGGGCGGCGCGATCGTGGCACAAAAGGGCGGCGCACAGAAGGCCGCTGACCTGGCTGGCAAGTCGGTGGCCGTGCAGGTCGGCTCCACCTACGCCGAGAATGTACGCAAGCTTTCGGGCCTGAAAGACGTCAAGACCTACCCTAAAGACAGCGACGCCCAGCAGGCGCTGATGGCCGGGCGTGTCGACGCGTGGGTGAGTGATAAATTTGTGGGCCTGGAAGCCGCGCAGGCGGCAGGCGGGCGGATGCAGGTCGGTGACCTGCTGTTCCAGGAAAAAATTGCCATGGCCGTTCAGAAGGAAAACAGCACCTTGCTCAAGGGTCTGAACGACGCGCTGGCGGCCGTGCAGAAGAACGGCACCTACGGCAAGCTGAGCACCCAGTATTTCAAGCAAAACGTCGCCTGTAAGTAA